A single genomic interval of Prunus dulcis chromosome 5, ALMONDv2, whole genome shotgun sequence harbors:
- the LOC117628090 gene encoding mediator of RNA polymerase II transcription subunit 10b-like → MDTSQNATAATGGSGRNGVLVPQTNDTTGATVVDDPKQNLNEVNNSIQKILGLIHQLYLTISSFNAASQLPLIQRLNALVIELDNMAKLSEKCNIQVPMEVFNLIDDGKNPDEFTRDVINSCIAKNQITKGKTDTFKSLRQHLLEELEQTFPDEVESYREIRAASASETKRLAQAQSILQNGDMKVKPEP, encoded by the exons ATGGATACATCACAGAATGCAACAGCTGCAACTGGTGGGAGTGGCAGAAACGGGGTTTTGGTCCCTCAAACCAATGATACAACTGGAGCAACAGTGGTGGATGATCCAAAGCAAAACCTGAACGAGGTCAATAACTCTATTCAGAAAATTTTGGGGCTCATTCACCAGCTCTACCTCACTATCTCTTCGTTCAATGCTGCCTCTCAGCTCCCCCTCATCCAACGCCT AAATGCTCTTGTTATTGAGCTTGACAACATGGCTAAGTTGTCCGAAAAATGcaatatccaggttcctatggAAGTTTTTAA TTTGATTGACGACGGGAAGAATCCtgatgaatttacaagggatGTCATTAACAGCTGCATTGCCAAAAATCAGATCACTAAAGGCAAAACCGATACCTTCAAG AGTTTACGCCAACATCTTCTGGAGGAACTTGAACAAACATTTCCTGATGAAGTTGAATCTTACAGAGAAATACGTGCTGCATCTGCTTCT GAAACAAAACGGCTTGCACAAGCACAAAGCATATTACAGAATGGGGATATGAAGGTCAAACCGGAGCCTTAA